Proteins co-encoded in one Epinephelus moara isolate mb chromosome 13, YSFRI_EMoa_1.0, whole genome shotgun sequence genomic window:
- the telo2 gene encoding telomere length regulation protein TEL2 homolog isoform X1, translating to MESLSPNTEVRLAIAQCFRTLTTSTDTKDIISALQTLHSYLDDRPESRTTSVQRAEFRRAHFTRTLQFLVSNIQADWLASLTAAQRTELWDGLFLKGPPEQALLVLMEGIGELRVSTNLNHLVSITVKFLQSGRLADLLWSYCLETGPSDSPQLRETLLGRIVALPDLTANRLHLNNKPLFLPQQYYPLLAAEMLTALGRTCQALKEGTDCSLTFMAQTLGKVCIQGHSGLVMAVMAPRLSACTRSDMVWQRVCWKLLENVPQRWMESVLTALVQAVAGPDALGRIIGNLVLRNKKAQFVITHKLLLLQYKYETRVLRIVLGYLAADRERRPLLIQVLRSVSQAWANPSAVKHTPLEQQLYVSKALLLSVSLLKDSELQELRSELLQCMLGGMQSHLDSSVVRIRRMGMVVGECLSARMDINKTKLKFEYDQDDETQELLSLMTPITGDEPEAEPENRVDSPQETKETAPSAANVSSQNESKTDPDSDLDSDDELTPYDMSDDHEMSKASPPRYLRDCLETLSSSEDSVRVELSLRAAEGLVRKNVFATREISVQLTKVLLHMENKYSITGFLSLRQATMVALTVTDCIPVTQYLTTEFYSLNYSLRQRLDILEVLALAAQELSKPVSEKRNPSVGVAASTDLTPYPGDNPVHWRQVVEKRIQSKTKRFSKGATQPPAKATPNRYAPVAGHFFFPLLSNYDKPQVTFDLLGGDHLVLGRLIHTLGLLMHLAVNAPIAAQMGRALLDFVWAVRYHVDQMVRRGVLFAVCSVFLSMPSQNLLLDLSDQLFETRTWLADVAEGDPDADCRSLAVQSLVLLDKSLKKQLQDQQALSTES from the exons ATGGAATCCCTCTCCCCAAATACTGAGGTTCGCCTGGCAATAGCCCAGTGTTTCCGGACCCTCACTACATCCACAGATACCAAAGACATTATCTCCGCTCTTCAAACACTCCACTCTTATTTGGATGACAGACCAGAGAGTAGAACCACGTCAGTTCAGCGGGCAGAGTTCAGGAGAGCTCACTTCACCCGCACCCTTCAGTTCCTTGTCAGCAACATCCAGGCTGACTGGTTGGCGAGCCTCACAGCAGCCCAGCGCACAGAGTTATGGGATGGCCTGTTCCTCAAAGGCCCTCCAGAGCAGGCGCTGCTGGTGCTGATGGAGGGAATAGGAGAGCTGAG AGTGAGCACAAACCTGAACCACTTGGTCAGCATCACTGTGAAGTTCCTTCAGAGCGGTCGACTCGCCGACCTGCTGTGGTCCTACTGTCTGGAGACAGGTCCCTCTGACTCCCCGCAGCTCAGAGAGACTCTGCTGGGACGTATTGTGGCGCTGCCGGACCTCACCGCCAACAGGTTACATCTGAACAACAAGCCCCTTTTTCTCCCTCAGCAGTACTACCCACTGCTGGCAGCAGAGATGCTCACTGCTCTGGGGCGGACCTGCCAAGCGCTCAAAG aagGCACAGACTGCTCCCTGACTTTCATGGCTCAGACACTTGGAAAAGTGTGTATCCAGGGTCACAGTG GTTTGGTGATGGCAGTGATGGCTCCTCGGCTGTCTGCGTGCACACGCTCAGACATGGTGTGGCAGAGGGTTTGCTGGAAGCTGCTGGAGAACGTTCCCCAGCGATGGATGGAGAGCGTGCTCACTGCACTGGTGCAGGCTGTCGCTGG GCCTGATGCCCTGGGCAGGATCATTGGGAATCTAGTGTTAAGAAATAAAAAGGCCCAGTTTGTCATCACTCATAAACTGCTGTTACTGCAGTACAAATATGAG aCTCGAGTCTTGAGAATTGTGCTGGGTTACCTTGCAGCAGACCGGGAGCGAAGGCCACTGCTCATCCAG GTGTTACGGTCTGTGTCCCAGGCCTGGGCTAACCCCAGTGCAGTGAAGCACACACCTCTAGAGCAGCAGCTGTACGTCAGCAAGGCCTTACTGCTGAGTGTGAGTCTGCTTAAAGACTCTGAGCTACAGGAGCTACGCTCAG AGTTACTTCAGTGTATGCTGGGTGGCATGCAGAGCCACCTGGACAGCAGCGTGGTACGCATCAGGCGTATGGGCATGGTGGTGGGAGAGTGCCTGAGCGCTCGCATGGATATAAATAAGACAAAGCTCAAGTTTGAG TACGATCAGGACGATGAAACTCAAGAGCTGCTTTCTCTGATGACTCCTATTACTGGTGATGAACCAGAGGCCGAGCCTGAGAACAG AGTGGACTCTCCTCAAGAGACCAAAGAAACAGCTCCATCTGCTGCGAATGTATCATCTCAGAATGAGTCAAAAACTGACCCAGACTCCGACCTGGACAG CGACGATGAGCTCACTCCATACGATATGTCTGATGATCACGAAATGAGTAAAGCATCCCCACCTCGCTACCTGCGAGACTGTCTTGAAA CTTTAAGTTCCTCAGAGGACTCTGTGCGTGTGGAGCTCAGTTTGAGAGCAGCGGAAGGTTTGGTGAGGAAGAACGTCTTCGCAACCAGAGAG atCAGTGTCcagctgaccaaagtgcttcTTCACATGGAGAATAAATACAGCATAACTGGCTTCCTGAGTCTCAGACAGGCAACCATGGTGGCACTCACCGTCACTGACTGTATCCCT GTGACTCAGTATCTGACCACAGAGTTCTACTCCTTGAACTACAGTCTGCGCCAGCGGCTCGATATCTTGGAG GTCCTCGCTCTGGCAGCTCAGGAGCTCTCTAAGCCAGTGTCTGAAAAGAGAAATCCATCTGTGGGTGTTGCTGCCAGCACTGATCTGACTCCATACCCTGGTGACAACCCTGTTCACTGGCGACAAGTGGTAGAGAAGCGAATTCAAAGCAAGACAAAACGTTTCAGTAAG gGTGCCACACAACCTCCAGCGAAGGCCACACCGAACCGTTACGCCCCTGTTgctggacactttttttttcctctgctcagtAATTATGACAA ACCTCAGGTGACCTTTGATCTGTTGGGCGGCGACCATCTTGTACTGGGCCGGTTGATCCACACCTTGGGCCTCCTCATGCATCTAGCAGTCAATGCACCG ataGCTGCACAGATGGGTCGGGCTTTGCTGGACTTTGTGTGGGCGGTGCGCTACCATGTTGACCA
- the telo2 gene encoding telomere length regulation protein TEL2 homolog isoform X2, with the protein MESLSPNTEVRLAIAQCFRTLTTSTDTKDIISALQTLHSYLDDRPESRTTSVQRAEFRRAHFTRTLQFLVSNIQADWLASLTAAQRTELWDGLFLKGPPEQALLVLMEGIGELRVSTNLNHLVSITVKFLQSGRLADLLWSYCLETGPSDSPQLRETLLGRIVALPDLTANRLHLNNKPLFLPQQYYPLLAAEMLTALGRTCQALKEGTDCSLTFMAQTLGKVCIQGHSGLVMAVMAPRLSACTRSDMVWQRVCWKLLENVPQRWMESVLTALVQAVAGPDALGRIIGNLVLRNKKAQFVITHKLLLLQYKYETRVLRIVLGYLAADRERRPLLIQVLRSVSQAWANPSAVKHTPLEQQLYVSKALLLSVSLLKDSELQELRSELLQCMLGGMQSHLDSSVVRIRRMGMVVGECLSARMDINKTKLKFEYDQDDETQELLSLMTPITGDEPEAEPENRVDSPQETKETAPSAANVSSQNESKTDPDSDLDSDDELTPYDMSDDHEMSKASPPRYLRDCLETLSSSEDSVRVELSLRAAEGLVRKNVFATREISVQLTKVLLHMENKYSITGFLSLRQATMVALTVTDCIPVTQYLTTEFYSLNYSLRQRLDILEVLALAAQELSKPVSEKRNPSVGVAASTDLTPYPGDNPVHWRQVVEKRIQSKTKRFSKGATQPPAKATPNRYAPVAGHFFFPLLSNYDKPQVTFDLLGGDHLVLGRLIHTLGLLMHLAVNAPIAAQMGRALLDFVWAVRYHVDQMVRRGVLFAVCSVFLSMPSQNLLLDLSDQLFETRTWLAEVCSCTCVM; encoded by the exons ATGGAATCCCTCTCCCCAAATACTGAGGTTCGCCTGGCAATAGCCCAGTGTTTCCGGACCCTCACTACATCCACAGATACCAAAGACATTATCTCCGCTCTTCAAACACTCCACTCTTATTTGGATGACAGACCAGAGAGTAGAACCACGTCAGTTCAGCGGGCAGAGTTCAGGAGAGCTCACTTCACCCGCACCCTTCAGTTCCTTGTCAGCAACATCCAGGCTGACTGGTTGGCGAGCCTCACAGCAGCCCAGCGCACAGAGTTATGGGATGGCCTGTTCCTCAAAGGCCCTCCAGAGCAGGCGCTGCTGGTGCTGATGGAGGGAATAGGAGAGCTGAG AGTGAGCACAAACCTGAACCACTTGGTCAGCATCACTGTGAAGTTCCTTCAGAGCGGTCGACTCGCCGACCTGCTGTGGTCCTACTGTCTGGAGACAGGTCCCTCTGACTCCCCGCAGCTCAGAGAGACTCTGCTGGGACGTATTGTGGCGCTGCCGGACCTCACCGCCAACAGGTTACATCTGAACAACAAGCCCCTTTTTCTCCCTCAGCAGTACTACCCACTGCTGGCAGCAGAGATGCTCACTGCTCTGGGGCGGACCTGCCAAGCGCTCAAAG aagGCACAGACTGCTCCCTGACTTTCATGGCTCAGACACTTGGAAAAGTGTGTATCCAGGGTCACAGTG GTTTGGTGATGGCAGTGATGGCTCCTCGGCTGTCTGCGTGCACACGCTCAGACATGGTGTGGCAGAGGGTTTGCTGGAAGCTGCTGGAGAACGTTCCCCAGCGATGGATGGAGAGCGTGCTCACTGCACTGGTGCAGGCTGTCGCTGG GCCTGATGCCCTGGGCAGGATCATTGGGAATCTAGTGTTAAGAAATAAAAAGGCCCAGTTTGTCATCACTCATAAACTGCTGTTACTGCAGTACAAATATGAG aCTCGAGTCTTGAGAATTGTGCTGGGTTACCTTGCAGCAGACCGGGAGCGAAGGCCACTGCTCATCCAG GTGTTACGGTCTGTGTCCCAGGCCTGGGCTAACCCCAGTGCAGTGAAGCACACACCTCTAGAGCAGCAGCTGTACGTCAGCAAGGCCTTACTGCTGAGTGTGAGTCTGCTTAAAGACTCTGAGCTACAGGAGCTACGCTCAG AGTTACTTCAGTGTATGCTGGGTGGCATGCAGAGCCACCTGGACAGCAGCGTGGTACGCATCAGGCGTATGGGCATGGTGGTGGGAGAGTGCCTGAGCGCTCGCATGGATATAAATAAGACAAAGCTCAAGTTTGAG TACGATCAGGACGATGAAACTCAAGAGCTGCTTTCTCTGATGACTCCTATTACTGGTGATGAACCAGAGGCCGAGCCTGAGAACAG AGTGGACTCTCCTCAAGAGACCAAAGAAACAGCTCCATCTGCTGCGAATGTATCATCTCAGAATGAGTCAAAAACTGACCCAGACTCCGACCTGGACAG CGACGATGAGCTCACTCCATACGATATGTCTGATGATCACGAAATGAGTAAAGCATCCCCACCTCGCTACCTGCGAGACTGTCTTGAAA CTTTAAGTTCCTCAGAGGACTCTGTGCGTGTGGAGCTCAGTTTGAGAGCAGCGGAAGGTTTGGTGAGGAAGAACGTCTTCGCAACCAGAGAG atCAGTGTCcagctgaccaaagtgcttcTTCACATGGAGAATAAATACAGCATAACTGGCTTCCTGAGTCTCAGACAGGCAACCATGGTGGCACTCACCGTCACTGACTGTATCCCT GTGACTCAGTATCTGACCACAGAGTTCTACTCCTTGAACTACAGTCTGCGCCAGCGGCTCGATATCTTGGAG GTCCTCGCTCTGGCAGCTCAGGAGCTCTCTAAGCCAGTGTCTGAAAAGAGAAATCCATCTGTGGGTGTTGCTGCCAGCACTGATCTGACTCCATACCCTGGTGACAACCCTGTTCACTGGCGACAAGTGGTAGAGAAGCGAATTCAAAGCAAGACAAAACGTTTCAGTAAG gGTGCCACACAACCTCCAGCGAAGGCCACACCGAACCGTTACGCCCCTGTTgctggacactttttttttcctctgctcagtAATTATGACAA ACCTCAGGTGACCTTTGATCTGTTGGGCGGCGACCATCTTGTACTGGGCCGGTTGATCCACACCTTGGGCCTCCTCATGCATCTAGCAGTCAATGCACCG ataGCTGCACAGATGGGTCGGGCTTTGCTGGACTTTGTGTGGGCGGTGCGCTACCATGTTGACCA